A window of Phaseolus vulgaris cultivar G19833 chromosome 4, P. vulgaris v2.0, whole genome shotgun sequence genomic DNA:
ATGCAAGCTGGTACTCTTGGTAATGTACAGTCAGAGATACTATTCAGAAAGGATAAATCAACTTTCACTTTTGACAAGGGTTGGGCCTTCCCTCGGAGAGTCTATTTCAATGGTGACGTTTGTGTAATGCCACCACCTGATGCTTATCCATGGTTACCTAATGCTGGTTCCAGGCAAGAGGTTTCCCTGCTTGTTTTGATAATGACCTCTTTGGTGGCCTTAGTATTTCAAGCATACGCTTAAAGTTCCTATGCATGCCACACTCAAGTCTGTCATGAAAAAAATCTTGGATCTGACAAGTTTTGACTCAATTTTGGGATACCAATTTGGGATTTGAACCAAGCTGGAGTAAGACATCCAGAGAAAATTTCATTAGTAGCTTTGTTGCCCCATGATTTGTTTCTAAGTTTCAGCTTATGGGGCTATTGAAATTGCTACTACATTGTTATTGTGTAATGATGTGTTTATTCATTTTAGATCCATAGTTGGTTCTGTAAgtataagaaatatttaaagGTACACAATAAATGGAGTAATTCATAAACGAAGTCTGTACTTGaaattatcattgtttattCTTTCAGAATCATCTGTGTAGGAGGTGATTCATTTAGTGTGTCTTTTGGTACATGTATTTATTTTTGCTGCATGTTCCTGCGTGTTTTTATTCAGGTAAGATCATTCAAAGTCACGATGACATACTATATTAAACACGATTGTCAATATTCATACTTACTCCTTTCCATCTCAAAtataactataaataaattattttttgtaggtttattattataagtaaattttaactacatttgaattatttaataaGAGTATTTTCATACTTAGTTCCAAAATGACTGTTGTTTTAGTCATAAACTTCTAAACATAAATTGTAtttctttgaaaataattttaactaaaattcaAAGCACTCATCCATATATGCAGTAAATGCAGTCCAAAGAAACAGACTAAAAGACATGAATTATTCATTATGGCATTGCAGTAACAGCATAAGCAATCTATGATTCGGACAAAATCACTGTTGAGATTTACATTCAGCATCTCTGGTGCTCATGTCAGAAAAACACAGCCATATTGGCTTGGTGTTTCCAAAGAATTTGAGTATTCATGCCTATTGTCACGTTATCATTGAGAAGGTATACATGgtttcaaaattttcacaaaATTCTGACACACTGTGCACTAGTTCACCAAACTGCTAAAAAGAAAAGCAGTAAGAAAATAGATGCTGGGGAGGTAATTAGACTAGGAGGTGCTGAGTTAGGTAGAAATGGGTATGTGTCAGGTTGTGGCATCATGCATTCATCGCCATTAAAGTAGATCTTGCGAGGAAAAGCCCACCCCTGCTTGAATGTGAATGTATCCTTGTCCTTCTGAAGAAGCAACTCTGATTGAACATTCCCAGTTGGTCCAGCTTCCATTAGAAGATCATTGAAGTATTTCGTGCCATAGAACATGCCAGTGTCATCTGCATGCATAAGAACAACATGCTTGAATACCCATTCTTAAAGTTATGGAATTATAATAGAAGCTTAAGAAGATTGATTTGCTTGCACTTACTTATGGAAGCATAGGGCAGAAGAGGCTTGTAATTAAAACTGAAAACTTGGGTTAGATTGTTAAGATTTGGATGCTGAACAGCAAGAGACCAGAGCGAGTGATTCATCCTgtaattgaagtttgtaatGGTAATCTTGACTCTCCAATAGTCCTTATAGTTAACCTTGACATGCCAGTGAACCCTGATTGGACACATGTGATGAGTGCACTGCAGCAATGGTTCATTGTCTTTCTTGGGAGAATGAACACCCACCATGCGGAGAATTTTGGACTCACTCCTGCATACCACACCAACAGTGATAAAAGTTATTGGAAATTCTCTATTAACTTATAGAACACATATTAACAGATTTCTTGAGATTTTGCATGACCCTTTTACTATTTTAACGTTTACAGAAAGCTAAGGGTACGTGGTGTAATGCATTCCTCACATAAATAAAGATGTCAGTATAATGTTTTTCAAACAATTCAGGATGCCACCACCTGATGCTTATCCATGGTTACCTAATGCTGGTTCCAGGCAAGAGGTTTCCCTGCTTGTTTTGATAATGACCTCTTTGGTGGCCTTAGTATTTCAAGCATACGCTTAAAGTTCCTATGCATGCCACACTCAAGTCTGTCATGAAAAAAATCTTGGATCTGACAAGTTTTGACTCAATTTTGGGATACCAATTTGGGATTTGAACCAAGCTGGAGTAAGACATCCAGAGAAAATTTCATTAGTAGCTTTGTTGCCCCATGATTTGTTTCTAAGTTTCAGCTTATGGGGCTATTGAAATTGCTACTACATTGTTATTGTGTAATGATGTGTTTATTCATTTTAGATCCATAGTTGGTTCTGTAAgtataagaaatatttaaagGTACACAATAAATGGAGTAATTCATAAACGAAGTCTGTACTTGaaattatcattgtttattCTTTCAGAATCATCTGTGTAGGAGGTGATTCATTTAGTGTGTCTTTTGGTACATGTATTTATTTTTGCTGCATGTTCCTGCGTGTTTTTATTCAGGTAAGATCATTCAAAGTCACGATGACATACTATATTAAACACGATTGTCAATATTCATACTTACTCCTTTCCATCTCAAAtataactataaataaattattttttgtaggtttattattataagtaaattttaactacatttgaattatttaataaGAGTATTTTCATACTTAGTTCCAAAATGACTGTTGTTTTAGTCATAAACTTCTAAACATAAATTGTAtttctttgaaaataattttaactaaaattcaAAGCACTCATCCATATATGCAGTAAATGCAGTCCAAAGAAACAGACTAAAAGACATGAATTATTCATTATGGCATTGCAGTAACAGCATAAGCAATCTATGATTCGGACAAAATCACTGTTGAGATTTACATTCAGCATCTCTGGTGCTCATGTCAGAAAAACACAGCCATATTGGCTTGGTGTTTCCAAAGAATTTGAGTATTCATGCCTATTGTCACGTTATCATTGAGAAGGTATACATGgtttcaaaattttcacaaaATTCTGACACACTGTGCACTAGTTCACCAAACTGCTAAAAAGAAAAGCAGTAAGAAAATAGATGCTGGGGAGGTAATTAGACTAGGAGGTGCTGAGTTAGGTAGAAATGGGTATGTGTCAGGTTGTGGCATCATGCATTCATCGCCATTAAAGTAGATCTTGCGAGGAAAAGCCCACCCCTGCTTGAATGTGAATGTATCCTTGTCCTTCTGAAGAAGCAACTCTGATTGAACATTCCCAGTTGGTCCAGCTTCCATTAGAAGATCATTGAAGTATTTCGTGCCATAGAACATGCCAGTGTCATCTGCATGCATAAGAACAACATGCTTGAATACCCATTCTTAAAGTTATGGAATTATAATAGAAGCTTAAGAAGATTGATTTGCTTGCACTTACTTATGGAAGCATAGGGCAGAAGAGGCTTGTAATTAAAACTGAAAACTTGGGTTAGATTGTTAAGATTTGGATGCTGAACAGCAAGAGACCAGAGCGAGTGATTCATCCTgtaattgaagtttgtaatGGTAATCTTGACTCTCCAATAGTCCTTATAGTTAACCTTGACATGCCAGTGAACCCTGATTGGACACATGTGATGAGTGCACTGCAGCAATGGTTCATTGTCTTTCTTGGGAGAATGAACACCCACCATGCGGAGAATTTTGGACTCACTCCTGCATACCACACCAACAGTGATAAAAGTTATTGGAAATTCTCTATTAACTTATAGAACACATATTAACAGATTTCTTGAGATTTTGCATGACCCTTTTACTATTTTAACGTTTACAGAAAGCTAAGGGTACGTGGTGTAATGCATTCCTCACATAAATAAAGATGTCAGTATAATGTTTTTCAAACAATTCAGGAATATTTGCCTAAGGATAAAATAATGAAAGGAATACTATTGTGTAACTTCTCCTCATGACAATGCAAATTGGTTTTAAGATGAAGTTTGACTCTAGAATATTTCTTAAGGCCATCACTTTTCCATATAAAACTTACTTGACACAATTCTTCTTGTTGTGGCAGCCACAGGCACAAGAGGGACAAGGGGTAATGGTTTCGTTATAGAAGGATGACAAAGATACACAGCAAGTTGGATTCTTTCTTGCCAGGAACTGTGAGTATGTGCAGGTAACATTCCATGTCACTGCATAAGACAAAGCAAATGAGACTTTTGAGAATTGTTAATGTTGGAAGTTGGTGATCAAATTGAAATTGTGAGGTTAGAGATCTTACTTAGTGCTTGAGTCTTGCGGCGCTTGTCAGGAGTAAGGAAAGTGGTGGAAGGAACAATCTTGGCAGGGCCACAGGAATAGCCTGGTCCAGGAGCCAAGAGAGTGAAATTCTTGGGGAGTTTAACTGTCTTGTTTGTGGTACCAGCTTGGCCTACACTGACTTGGAAGGATGAGATAGCTTGTGAAGGATCTTGGCCCCATGCAGCCACCACTCCACCCTTACAGCAGTTTGAGAATTGCTGGTTGTAAGGAACACCAGGGAGTAGATCTACAACTGTGGGAGTTTTCTTGCAGCAATGAGGTATGCTGCCTTTGAACTTAGAGCAATCTCCTTGCTCTGTGGTTTGAGCTCCTACCATGGACCAAATCACTTCTTTCTTGGCCCATGTCCATCCCAAGGTCCATCCAGGATTCATGATGTGCCGAAACATTTGAAAATTATGAACTGTTACCACAGCCTGATGGAAAATGCATAGGCATAAggcaataatttattttggcaGAGCTGGTTTCATTCATGCATTTTACTACTGCAATTTGTTGTAATGCTAGCTATTTGATATTTGGATTCAAAACTGATTGAATTGAAGCATTAtacttacttttatttttaacttgtttttttcAAGGAGAGAAAAACATTAAGTATAATTGCATTGCATGGAAATCAATTTTGCAAACAATCACACAAACACACTAAGTAGCAATGCAGTTACCACATAGCCATCTGGTGTCCAAGACATGACATCCCATTTGATTGTTATGTTTCCGTTTGGATCCAAAGGATCATAAGCACCTAAGACAACAAAAAGTTATAACATTAGTTGAATATTCATGTGTTAGTGAAACAAAAATCAACATACAGTGAAATTTGTATCTCACCTGcacaagagaaaaacacaagaaCACAAAGAGCTGAGATGACAAGCCTCATTGTCTGAATATGTGTTTGATGTTATCAACTACTACAATTGGCTCCAAGGAACTTACAAAAGTTTTATAGATCAATAGTTGTTGAGTGGGAAAATGCTAAGGCATTGAATGTATAATATTGTGGAAAGAACTTTCCAGGGATCTCTTGGGGTTCCAGTTATGTCTCACCAAATGGTTGTTATGAACCTGCACATTTTTATTGCCATATATCACTGTCTCACACTTGGGATTTCTGTTTAAGTTTCCCTTTCTTAAAGCTACCGCTACAGATCAGAACAACATGTTATGAGAGTGAACATAACACTTCAACGGTTGTGTTTGAGAGGGAAAGAAAATTCCTTAATCAAtaaactttgttttcttttctcttttgcCATACTTACTTAAATCAAGAAACTTGACACAGTGAGAATGGAAACaaggtttttcaaaacaaaacaaggACTTTTTTGAATGCCCCTTTCCCTTTCTAGTTTGCAAGTGCAATTTTCTCAATTTCTTGAAAATTCTCCAACTATAATGAATTGATTCACTTGATGGGAACGTACAAATGGTTGGATAAATTTGGCAGAAGACCAAATACAATGGTGTTCTTGTACATTTGGTAGTTATGTCGGTCCCATAAATTCTTTAAATTAAATAGTAACgtatacaattttaaaacatcATAGTAAGGGTTAGGATTActtgtttttttgttgttgttataaTTGTACAAATTTATGTTTAATCTTCATACTTACAATCATTTAACTTATTGTGTATATcattttattcatatatattaaaagacattattttttattaagtataagaattaaaaaataaggtTTTCTCACTTACAGGTACCaactgagtttttttttatttaaacgtTATTATTATAGAAATGTtatttatacattaaattataaaataaattttgaaactaagagagagaataaaaagaaaatagaaatatgTGTTGAATAATAAGAAGTATGATAATAGGTGGACAATATCATATTATAACTTACAACTCAAAAAATAAgtaactttttattaaaataaaataatgttgtGTCACATCTAAACTTATAAAAAACACGTtcaaaaactttaaattttacttttagctaaatatttagttttttaaaattttatttatatttaaagtgattatttATCCACTATCAATATATATGGGTGTATATTGTCTCTTATAACTTAATCTAACCCAAATAAATTCATTTGAGTCTTCTTTCCAATTGACTCAAACATCATCTAATATATTTTCTTACATTTTGGATCAGGAGTTTTTGTATGTTAAGTCTGAAATTAAACTCAATTTAACCATAATTATTCTATAATATTAATCAATAActatatatacaaaaatatttcttttctgTTATATACATATTTCActtttcattatatattttaatatatgaaaaaccaatttatttgttttcttatatCTTATCACCTTCTAAATAATagttaaaacttatttttttctctctcacacacatCCCATTTACTCTCTCTCTGAGAGTAACACTTCTCCtcgattttaaatttaaaaatcctaaatactatctcaaatttaaataaaataacataaaaataaataaataaattaaaaaagacgTTAAATATATCGTAtgtgttttgagttgtattAAATAACAGTAATATAACTATTATTTTGTTTACTCTGTTcttcaattaattaaatatcactaattaaatataaattaattttaaaaatcaaaataattaattattatattgattaaattagatattattttataaattaaaaaaaatggtatccaaaataatttctattattaatacaaatttataaaataatttttaaatttatatttaattattagttactaattactttatattttaaattagtttgtattaaTCTTATTACTTcataatctaaaaatattagtaactagataattaatttaaatattaatttataaattattttataatctttttattcataataaaaattactttagatatgattaatttttttaatttcaaaagtaatatttaatttagttaacatagtaactaattattttttgcctttaaatttagttaatattttttcttgtagtatatgtattcttttaaaaattaaattatttaattattaaaatatttaaataaaataattattctaaaatactgaaaagtattttcaaattaaattttttaataaaaaattataaatctaaCTCAATTAACGGAACATATTTCAACTTCATAGAAAATAGATTAAATTGGATTGAATGTagtaaaaaaagattaaaaaaaaatgacccAAACATTTGTTTATTAGGTTTAGTGATGCATTCACCTATAAGAAATATTTAGTTTATGTACCTCACATTACTTACATAAAAATGTGAAACATAATATGATCCCTAATTGGTCATATTATATTTACAATCTTGCTTCCTTTTTTTGTCTGATGAATCAGAAATTACTTTGAAGGAAGCAACCAACATTGGGACCGTTAGTGAATCCCTGTCCAATAAAAAACGACACCCTAACCACCCAtgcatacatatacatatatatacatatacatatatatatatatatatatatatatatattatattatattatatgccaaaacaaaaaaatatgattgcttaaataataaattttctcAAGTACCACTAACTTTAAGTCTTTTGCCACTTGGCTTGTAGTCCTCCATTTCTTTGTTCATGGAATTTTGGTACTCAACTTTGGAAATTAACTTTTcttattaaaattttactttttataattttttaatgtaaaatttaacTTGAATGTGATATTATTCTCAATCTAAACGAATTATAAGAATacaaaataatcataataagttaacctaaacagaaaataagaaaaagaaaaactaaacaaataattagttaaacTCAAGTCATcaactacaataaaaaaataaaataaaaaatcattcagAATTTCTTCGTTTCCCCGGAATGTTGGAAAAGTAAAGATTTTCATGTTTTAGATTTTAAGACTGTGATTTAGATTACACCATTTAAAATATCTCTacatttagaaataaattttgtactgtataatgtttaaaattattctgaattatataatttaatagaatttcttaatattaaaatatactttagattttttaaattacataatttataaaatgtcttttcgaattaaaattgaaatacattttcatattacacaatttaaaaattattttatattatataatatagaaCTGTGTAATTTTGAATTCAGAAACATGTTCTTACCATCCAAAAATATGTTTCTTTAAATTATCTAACTTGAACTATATCTTTCAatctaaaaacatattttaagttgttcctttataattaagttttatagattatgtaatttaaaatatatttttaatcgtaaaatctaaaataaattgaaGAGGTTGCTATCGAAattattcttaataattttaggtgatttcacaataaaaaaattatatataaaaattatttaaaatagaaaatttgaaAGACAGGAAAATATTCCGGAATATTGTTTCtgaaattcataaaaatattttaaaaatatgttccataaatatttttttaaaaataattggaaaatcattttaaaaaaattaattcgaaaatcatttttaaaaaaatggtaaaacAGTCTTTTCAAAGAAATGATGGGGTGTATGGAGAAATTTTTGTTGGGTGCAGGAATAAACACTCTTTACCCAATAACATTTCATTGCtcaccattttcattttcatgtgTCACTAGTTCCACAGAAAccaaatatacataaaaaaaagggtaagttttcattatataaaataatttaatataaaatttgatttgtttaacttttatttatgtAGTAAATATACATTCGTAAAGTATataatttactaaaaaaattaattttagaaataaaaaataattaattattatattaattaaattcattctaaaattgataattaattaaatattaatttataaattttactgacaatagaaattatattaataaattttagtgtttaaaatagtatttaatttaattaatataataattaattattttttatttttaatattaatttttatttaataattttattgtagtaaTTTGTTTCAAATAAGACATGTCCATATATGATAAAACTAAACTATTTTAGAGTGACAGTTTCGTTCAAAATCAAATCAGTTCAAAAATATAAGTCAGAattaatctaaattaatttttttaataatatagtttaatttagattttgaattgaaaatcaataattaaactAAATCATCTACtgtatttaaatataatgttaTTTCTTTAGAGTTAACTAGTTTTAGAAGTTATTTTACAGTTAAGTTGTATTGGaagtataatatattatatctaTCAAAAGAGTTATTCGGtttgatttgaattttatattaaattaaaagtaaattatatttgatttttatctttagtttggatgtttttttttaatgaaaatttaaactaaCCCAAATCACAAACACCCATATTTaccatacaattttttttttccaaaatcacATATTGAATATCTCTAACtagatattattataaaagtttgtagttaataaaaatattattttaatatgaatcCTATAACTTTTAGATTCTTTAGACTGTaacaataaaattttgttacacgagtctttaaaattgaagataattttttatataataaacttcaatcaattttaaagaatttttatttatagaatccgcattacaatattttattatttacaaaatattcgaagatgtctttaaaattaaaaataatttattatataaaatatttttctgcaaTTTTAAGGAAATGATGTTTGTGATACCGCGCCTATGACGCTCGAATTATGAATGATACCTTAATATCAGTTACATTCATTAAtcgattattattttattataatataatattttatttaaaaaagtgattataattgtttttaagcTTTATTCTATAAATTTCATAGACCATTGATAACCAAAATggtttgttaatttttttaatatattcatataaattttaaaagaaaaaactaataataaataataatttgaggTCAAATAAATTAGGCCATTTTGAGTAacatttttcacttttattcACTCTATGACTTAACATAATCCGACCCATTGAATTTAAATGATTTATTAATTGAAGTAAACTAATTTTGACGGGTTATGGTGTAAATTTATTAtcctcatttctctaataataaaatattctcacaataataatagttactTATAAATACTGAGTATTTATTTGTGTAATGTTGATTAATAGAATTaaacaacataaaataaaaatacattcgCTCCTAGAATTAATCATTCCACATCTTTGCATACTCAAATTATAAAGTAAATAAGTTTGAGTTAAATaagtttttgttattttcaaattattttttactgaaTCAATACCTTCAaaaattagtgttttttttacatcaacatttttaaatgttaattttatcCTAGCATTGATTTTATTACTTTTGAATTAACAATATATCCTGATTAGATATTTGTAGATACATTTACATCTAACACtattaaaattatcattaaCACTATTAATTCATAAGTAACAATAACTAATAAGAATATTATCGTGTTAACACTACTAATTTATaagtaagaaaaattaataagaaTATGGTTGTTTGATTTCTCAAACATTGCAAATGAAAATAATAGTCCTTTATTCTTAACATTATATAGATGCTGTGCCATTGCTCTTGGTTTATATGTCATTGATCTCAATTGAAAGTGTTTTGGAGGTGTACGTTTCTaagttaaatttgtttattaaataaaaactaattttaaatataaaagataattaattagtaaataatttataaatttaaaagttattcatgtttaaatttgtttatattattaataaaaatttaaaatttaatttttgtttattaaattttttgttactaattaatttaattgtaaATTAGTCACatttaaagattaatttaaaatataaaataattagtagttaaaatttgataaatattgttagatatcaatttaaaaaatagtttataatttttttttattaataatagaaactactgataagttttagtttataaaataatatttaacttaattagtaactaattattttttatctttaaaattagttactatttaattattttattcaattttttgtgtgtaatttttttatattttttataatttattaatgttaaataaaaattttctaaattttttttggagGTATTAATTTGAACATAATtgtgatgttttttttatgaagttGAACTTGTGATATTTAGATTTTTCAAGTTGACTCTATACTAATGAATTATCTCCAACTCATTATTAAAGTAACCTATTTTTGGATTAATCTGTTTAATAAGTGAGTTGAAAAAGTTTAAACTTTTAACGTTTTCACATAAAGTTAACTAGAGTGTGATATAGATATATCTTAATATACCCATTGAATTGAAATTATGATTatcttatgaatatattttatgaataaaatgaatataattatAACATAGAAATCTTTCAAATCCTTGAGTCAAATAGTTGAGTTGAGTAGATATTTAACATGTGTTATCTACTActgtataataattaaataaaaattaattttaaagataaaaaataattaatttttatattgatcaaattatatattattttagaaactaaaaaaaaatattgatatctaaattcgttttattattgatgaataatttataaatcgatatctaattaattgtcaaaattcagaaaacaaagtaaatgaTTTAAAGATTTCAATTGATAAATTAAGATTAAATTTAATCTTTCTCACACTCTCCttcataaatgaataaaaacataatagtttgaattaattgatattgatgcaaCATATAAAAGTTATTATAAGAGTTATTCATATTGATGTCTcaattatgaaattattaagattatCTTCTAAAAATTGATATCTCAAATAGAGAAAACATTATTATCATTAAGAAAAGATGTTATATAACAATTCATATATTCTAATATATGTCTAGTATCAAAATATATCAAGTATTCTCATctaaataagattttttaaattatttttcagtgTTAAATTCAATAGTCAAATTcatgaataaaaattcaaattttaaacacaaaatataaaaataatttatgaataaaaatttaagattGAAGCGCAATATTCAAGAATTAAATTCatgaataaaaattcaatattttttttggaagaaact
This region includes:
- the LOC137837019 gene encoding COBRA-like protein 4, giving the protein MVGVHSPKKDNEPLLQCTHHMCPIRVHWHVKVNYKDYWRVKITITNFNYRMNHSLWSLAVQHPNLNNLTQVFSFNYKPLLPYASINDTGMFYGTKYFNDLLMEAGPTGNVQSELLLQKDKDTFTFKQGWAFPRKIYFNGDECMMPQPDTYPFLPNSAPPSLITSPASIFLLLFFLAVW
- the LOC137837018 gene encoding COBRA-like protein 4, which produces MRLVISALCVLVFFSCAGAYDPLDPNGNITIKWDVMSWTPDGYVAVVTVHNFQMFRHIMNPGWTLGWTWAKKEVIWSMVGAQTTEQGDCSKFKGSIPHCCKKTPTVVDLLPGVPYNQQFSNCCKGGVVAAWGQDPSQAISSFQVSVGQAGTTNKTVKLPKNFTLLAPGPGYSCGPAKIVPSTTFLTPDKRRKTQALMTWNVTCTYSQFLARKNPTCCVSLSSFYNETITPCPSCACGCHNKKNCVKSESKILRMVGVHSPKKDNEPLLQCTHHMCPIRVHWHVKVNYKDYWRVKITITNFNYRMNHSLWSLAVQHPNLNNLTQVFSFNYKPLLPYASINDTGMFYGTKYFNDLLMEAGPTGNVQSELLLQKDKDTFTFKQGWAFPRKIYFNGDECMMPQPDTYPFLPNSAPPSLITSPASIFLLLFFLAVW